ACAAGGTGTTCCACCAGACGTTCGAGTGCCTGCCTGATGAGAAGCTCAAGAAGGCGTACGCATGCTACCTTTCGACCTCTCATGGCCCGATCATGGGCGTCTTGTACATCTCCACTGCCAAGATTGCATTTTGCAGTGACAGTCCTGTGGCGTATGTCACCGAGGATAATAAGAACCAATCTTCCATCTACAAGGTATGGTGATTTCTTTCGTCATATGCTCTATAAACCACATGATTGTTTGCTGATATTCAAGTTCTTGGTTTCGTAGAAATTATTTCAGATGCTGGTTTGTATCAGTATCATAAATGCTATAGCAAATTGGTACTACCCtggttccaaaatataaacatttctgcATGTTTTCCAAAATATATCTGGACATCCCTCCTTCTGGATACATTTTGAAACTCAAgcagaaatgtttatattttggaacggatggagtattttatAAGTTATCTCAACTTTGTGAAAACATACTAATTACGAAGAAGGCATGGAAGATAAGAATTCCACGCGATTCGTATCATGTATGCTACCAAATTGCTATTTCAAGTCAAGTTTCGGACGATTTGCAAGGGATCTTGTAGAAACACACCTGATCATGTATGTATCTGTTTTAACAGGTAGTTGTACCCGTTGCTCAGCTAAGATCAGTCACTCCTACGGCAAGCCAGCAGAACCCAGCAGAGAGGTACATCCAGGTGGTTTCTGTCGACAACCATGACTTCTGGTTCATGGGCTTCGTCAACTACGACGGTGCCGTGAAGAGCCTCCAGGAGGCCGTTCGTGGCGGCAAGGCTTCACTTCACCATCACATGTATTTTTTGTGAACATCGCCGTTACATGTATTGATCTGTCCGTCGTTCGTCATGCATCACTGGGAATTCGCATGTGTCGGTGTGTTAAATTGTCTGTACAGATCGCTCCCCTTGCTGTGTATATTGGCTGAAATTTGTGTTGCATATGCATTCATGTATTGTATGTAGTGTGTGGACTAGATGTGTACAAATACTGGATTGATTGTTGGCTTGATGCTCCATTAAAGCCTTTCTGTTCGTTGTTCCCATTCTAAGTTCAATCACATGATGAGTTGACGATTGCTGTTGAATATTTTTGGCATTCCCGGAGTTAATCCATGCTGAGAAGATATTACTAAACATGGTTTTGGGCTGTTTAGTTTACGTAAAGTGTTggtattgcaaaaaaaaaaagaagataatacTGTATTAGCAAAGAACAAATCATGCCAGAAAAGGTAAATGCAGCTTCCAAAAAAAAGAATGTTGTTTGAATAGAGGTTAAAACAAATTTTAGAATCGAAGTTCTCACCCTTGGATTACCACAAGTGACGATGAATTTCCTTTGCTGCTAGCAAACATGTTGCGCTGTTAgcgcaggtacaatagcaggctataagccagctgcaaacatattttaagaagataaataaggggagagaagagcagcgggctacaaatttgtagccagctgtagcacggactccaaaacgcaGTGTGTATATGACtgatgggaccagatattaatagtgtagtatgcaactattgtatgaatgagctattaaattgactatagatgaattggagctagtagttggctgtactattaaacttgctcttacctCATTTGCTTTGACGCCTTGGCCCGCCCCTATCCCTATGGAACCAGAGCCGGTTTATAGGATGGCGCCTGTGCAGTGCATGGCTGAGGCCGTGGGGAAATGAGGTCGCAGCCTCACACGCATATGTATACTGCATCTGAAATTTCTGTTGTGTAAAGCATCAACAACAGTAAAAATGTAGTCTTCAAGATCGAATATACAGAAATTTCAAATTTCTGTTGTCCAAAGCAAATCAACAATACTAAAAATGCAGTCTTACAGAATCAAATATCACTATAGAAATTTCTGTTGTGTAAAACAAATCAACACTAAAAGTGCAACCTTCAAGGATCAAATATCATCCACAAAATATGAAGTTAAACATCACAAATATCCAGGGCATCAAAGTGACAGACTAAAAATTAACGAAGCTAGAAAATATCTTCTATGCAATGATGATTACAGAACAGAGTATTTCAAAGGTCCATTCGTTTCATTGACTCGTCCaagttctgtaaaaaaaaaatataaatagttcAAATGATCAATATTTCTAAGCAAAAAAAAGAtacattttttctaaaataaagcaTTAATAAAGCTTTCTAAAATATTGAATTATTGGTGATGATAAATTTGTTTTCCATCAAGTGATTATCCAGAATTTGTAGGCCAAATTTTGGAGGTGTTAATTAAATATGATAGTTGATTATCTAGTTTGCCAGAATTTGCATAACTAAGATAGTACATACAGGAAACTGACGTAATTTGCATCAACTTTGCTGATAAACTATcagatttagaaaaaaaaaacaaaagaacacaAGAAATTTACTAACCATGGAATCATCAATAACCAGATCCTTCATTTGGACATCCATAAGCTTCCACAATCCATTGAATCCTCTAGGCCCAGGTTCTGTACATAAACATGTTAGAGAGATCAAATGGGTACATCAGCTCATCTAGTTCTGTAAGATGAACTAAATGCATATTAACAAATGCAAAGAAACATGCAGAGTAGTCCATCTAGTTCTAGAATAAAGATTCATCAGGTAAAATTTTACTCTACATAATACTGCTACTTAAATTAGATCCTCTCAACCTGAGATTGCTAATTTGCTCATcaagcaagcaaacaaaagagaggtactaAGCAatgaccgttcaagtctcttccAGCCACAAGACTTAGTAGATGCAGAAAGTACAGATGGACAAGACTTAGGGTTTATGGAAGGAATCATATACCGGTGCTCACGGGCGAGAGAAACCCAGCTGGACGAAGGTGGCGATGTGGCTGGGTGTCCTCCGGAGCCCTCATCGTTGCTGCCGGTGGAGTGTCCTCCGGAACACCTCGCCGGTCACTGCTCCTCCGGTTGGCCATCAAGCAGATAGCCGCCGCCCACTGGTGCCTCCATCCGCCGCTGCCACAGGTAGAGCACCTCGTCGGTCACTGCTCCGCCGCCTGCAGGTAGAGTGCACACCGACGGTGGAGCACAGTGCCGCGTCGCCTgaagtcgccgccgctgccgcgtgcGAGACGAGAGCACACCTAGGGTCAATCCACGTGGACCCTAGGGTTCACTGGGTGTCAGCCCTTTGTTCCCTAAAAATATATGGGCCAACCCAAGAACCTTTTGGTGCCAAATTTTTAGGGTCGGCCAGCGCACCTAATGGGTCGATCTGCCCCCTTTGCAGGCTGAGGTGTAGCATTATATAACACTAACTAAACAGagacgattttgctatatatttgtcgacaaatttttccctaaaaatttgacagatgtaattacagtacaatcgtagtgtaattacactataacttcTATGTAAtcacactgtaactatagtgtaacttgtatgtaactttcaaaaatctctccgtaatatgttatttcggtaaaatggaggtcgtgggaacaaattctttcacatatgtgtgtgctatgatttgttttcttcctcaccaaaacaaatcgtgtaatagatctaacgattcaaaattatgtgaaacttatatataagttacactgtagttacatgcaagttacagtgtaattacatataagttacagtgtaattacactacgattgtactataattacatctgtcaaatttttcgggaaaaatttgtcgacaaatgtataggtagtcccGTTTCGGGAAAAATATGTATAGCTTACATAAAAATTCATGAGTGGACGTCCACATGAGCCACCAATCGTTTATTCGACAAAATCAGCATAActggcaaaaagaaaaaacttgcAGCTAGCACCTACTCCTATCAATATCCTACATGAGTATTATGATCCATACAAGATCATTCAATTCTTCAACCTACTGAGATGCTTCACAATTTTTTAGAGCTTCAAATTTTATCCATTTGCTTAGTGTGACAATGCTCCAAACAGGGGTCTTGGAAATACATGACATTCTCGACGCATTACAACTTACAAGATAGCATATTGCATATAGTTAAGTTAAGCAACAACTGTTGTATAAAACACTAAGGAATCTGCTCAAGAAATTTCAAGCTTCACAAGGAGACTAAATTAAAGATAACATATGCTGGATTGATTCCATGAAGTTAAGAAACGGTCAGCATGTAACATTGAAAAGTCTGCTATAGAATTTTATACTTCAAATTAGGGGACTAAATTGCATATACTAGAATTAATAGAACATTGAATAAACTACAAACAATCATTAtgaacaaaacaaaagaaaaaaatcaagatgACCTTCATGGCCTCAcactaaaatatagtaatgcTTACGTCTATAGAGCAACAAATGGAAGGAGGCATGTCTTGGAACATAATTCCCGGCAGACTTTCTCTGGGAGTCTATTATTGTTTATAGATAAAACTAGATAAAGCACATTTTCCATGCCTTGCATAGATCAATTTCTAGGAACAATATACTGTTGTGTTAGATTAAGACGGCCATCTTACAAAGAAAATGCCATTTATTACTAAATTCCCTAAAATATTCTAAATGATATTTTAGTACTTTACCAAATAGTGCTACAATATTCAGAACACAAATGGGGGCTGTTGGCATCAGATAATTATTAGTGGTAATGGATCAGCTGCCTATATTATACACATAATTATTTGTACCAATTTATACAAATTTACATGATATGTTAATAGGATAGGTGCACAGACCTGAGATGGCTATAACAATCATCACTGCTCCTGAAGTTCTCCAAGCATGCCCAACAAATGTGACTGCCACATTTACACTCGACATGGTTGCAACCATCAGCTTTCTCGATTGTAAAGTGGCAAGAAGGGCATACCTTCACATTCTCCTTCCCCTTGCGCCATTCAAGCAGAGTTGCATCAGGGTCTTCCTTGTATTCTTTGTATGCCTCACAGGATATGAAAGGATGATATTCAAGATGACACTTGTTGCAGATCTCCACAAAGCAAGCCCCACAGACAAAAGGTTTGCTTTCAGCATCTGCAGCAGCCACTTGGTAAATGGATGGGCAATCAGGAGTAGGACAGAAACGATATTTTCCTGCATTAGAAGCAACAAATGCTCTCAAGGAGGCTCTAAATAGCTCTTCCAGTTTCTCGCTCGATAGGAGAGATCTCAAATCAACAACAAGGAGCTGCTTCTTGCACCCATTTTTGAGGCAACACAGAGGGAAACCATCATGTGATTTCAAAGCAGATTCACACTGATCCACCAAGCAAGTCAGACAAAACACATGCCCACAAGATTCAAGCTTAAAGGGATCTTCTACCTCACACAGGCAAATAGGGCATGCATTCTCTAATGGAAGTTGAAGCAGGCCATTGTACT
The window above is part of the Oryza sativa Japonica Group chromosome 7, ASM3414082v1 genome. Proteins encoded here:
- the LOC4343938 gene encoding GEM-like protein 1, with translation MDSKADAESATARAATAAAAAEHAAYPRLSPEDVAPPPPPVVSPPVSANPYVVSAPSAQPPAKSARENLREKLDVVGRRFGDAARKTEGIVGDIWQHLKTGPSIADTAMGRIAQISKVIAEGGYDKVFHQTFECLPDEKLKKAYACYLSTSHGPIMGVLYISTAKIAFCSDSPVAYVTEDNKNQSSIYKVVVPVAQLRSVTPTASQQNPAERYIQVVSVDNHDFWFMGFVNYDGAVKSLQEAVRGGKASLHHHMYFL